A section of the Kribbella sp. HUAS MG21 genome encodes:
- a CDS encoding DEAD/DEAH box helicase family protein, whose amino-acid sequence MRAWKRGDAGLARIVREQTDICLKVYSEDPSRVLQDANNERRISEGGYATRQLEELLQNASDAARRGGTRVEVLLTKDTLYVGNDGEPFNEEGIRSVMASDISTKDDQKIGKFGIGFKSVLAISDSPTVFSRTVSFGFDKAWAAETLKSAGYNFPRYPTMRLARTLDPHTDAEVPDRHLLEFMEWASTVIVLPLSVSHHALSDRLYRFPAEFVLFSPHIRQARLRNLAEDDPKVKGKAVDRRISQDVLSDGTVLLRSGGSTTNWSLTREIHHPSKVAREEGGHVAARQQVDVQYALPIPPGSNRLGRFWAYFPTHFETTLTGLINAPWKLSDDRTGLLEGDFNYELLSKLPKLFGDAIQILSGTDEAVSAIDAMPARGLESRNWVDREINEPIFRRLRTVPSLPDGMNVLRIPSDVKWVGDVPADWLAQWAMVDGAPVDKWLHPSAYSSPERRKKIVRLMLPDRLSSSSEQSTAGLDEWLEALISDGTAAASSAAILLAARIVEDAGAAGDARATQALSDVRKAKIIRLEDGEFRAPAKGQVFVRVDGDQSTEVDFVDPELASHPAVREALRRLGIVVMDRSGELHRLLARAKTPAGLKEPQSVWPNIFNVMRDIPRETAVRILSEDLGEQLELHVRVRTAAGSWVPIAQAYLAGRIIPADGSRDRQWLIDPGFHARDEDLLHELGAVDAPVWRHNAPREAWLSTYEDDMRDAFIKAQPSSASKPDRSKIQITEGTKGAPPPWPLAPIMRLSPEGVAAATTHLLSRPVPGSWRARHSSNASYGSYALRAPETWFIHRHGRLSTTFGIRRPTAVLKASEAVASDTLPAVELSEEWAAALGVVSDPEDLPVEEWSALKATADTWRGPDDDVRRVAFYAWLPGRIDCDSLVVRVGAQLQPVDVKNIGVTHEPAVYESMLEAQIPALLAPDQDDAERFIAAWKMPRGKDLLQEEILIETSGERSYLTDLFPPLKLHLDLADQDLKVQPAARIVKMIATPRGQVAHPIAARRDGDTLVVTATEPHRQLAQISATLGLELDQAGIAKVLQQIEQAATNKLRNDIKRAADDDARLVAAVGAEALRRCVPAQALEVLDNERGGAIPNDVAALARAVHGVGILKQLRPALEERGLEPPREWSGRRVTRQWVASLGFPLDWAGFPGASRAAVELIDGPAVLSPLHDYQEFVTDRITGLLRRVGPDRGMVSLPTGAGKTRVTVQALVNAVRERDVAPGVPLVWIAQTDELCEQAAETWTYVWRAIGPQLPMRLGRLWANNDVPEEPGVFQLVIATIDKLGSLISRASGEYDWLRDASVVVVDEAHTSIAPSYTRVLEWLGRSSRLRSRDERKPLIGLTATPFRGTSEQETERLAGRYGKNRLDRGAFRKEDPYEELQDMGVLAQVRHEILGGTEVELTASDIAEIEQLRRLPSAVTERLGTDLARTLRVVESIGDKPDHWTVLAFAPSVENARVLAALLSHRGIPAACVSADTEPAARRHYIDEFKAGRIRVLTNYNVLTQGFDAPRVQAVYVARPTFSPNVYQQMIGRGLRGPKNGGSEEVLIVNVLDNFQKFGDLLAFNEFEYLWTKR is encoded by the coding sequence GTGCGCGCTTGGAAGCGTGGTGATGCGGGGCTCGCGAGGATCGTCCGGGAGCAGACCGACATCTGCCTGAAGGTTTATTCGGAAGACCCTAGTCGGGTCCTTCAGGACGCGAACAACGAGAGGCGAATCTCCGAGGGCGGATATGCCACGAGGCAACTCGAGGAGTTGCTCCAGAACGCCTCCGACGCGGCCCGGCGAGGCGGCACCCGCGTGGAAGTGCTCCTCACCAAGGACACCTTGTACGTCGGGAACGACGGAGAGCCCTTCAACGAGGAAGGTATCCGGTCGGTCATGGCCTCGGACATCTCCACGAAGGACGACCAAAAGATCGGCAAGTTCGGCATCGGTTTCAAGTCTGTCCTTGCAATTTCGGACAGCCCAACGGTTTTCAGTCGGACTGTCTCGTTCGGGTTCGACAAGGCTTGGGCGGCGGAAACTCTCAAGAGCGCCGGTTACAACTTCCCTCGGTACCCGACGATGCGGTTGGCGCGCACTCTCGATCCTCACACGGACGCCGAAGTGCCGGACCGACACCTCCTGGAGTTCATGGAGTGGGCGAGCACGGTGATCGTGCTTCCGCTGTCGGTGTCCCATCACGCGCTGTCCGATCGCTTGTACCGGTTTCCTGCGGAGTTCGTGCTGTTCTCACCGCACATCAGACAAGCGCGCCTGCGTAACCTCGCGGAGGACGATCCGAAGGTCAAAGGGAAGGCGGTCGACCGGAGGATAAGCCAAGATGTTCTGTCGGACGGTACGGTGCTGCTCAGGTCTGGCGGATCGACAACCAATTGGTCACTGACTCGCGAGATCCATCATCCGAGCAAAGTCGCACGGGAGGAGGGTGGTCATGTAGCAGCTCGTCAACAGGTCGACGTTCAGTACGCCCTGCCGATTCCGCCCGGCAGCAACAGGCTGGGCCGATTCTGGGCCTACTTTCCAACCCACTTCGAGACCACATTGACGGGTCTGATCAACGCTCCATGGAAATTGAGCGACGACAGAACAGGACTGCTCGAGGGAGATTTCAACTACGAGCTTCTCAGCAAGCTGCCGAAATTGTTCGGCGACGCGATCCAGATTTTGAGTGGAACAGACGAGGCCGTCTCGGCCATCGATGCCATGCCGGCACGCGGCCTTGAATCTCGCAACTGGGTCGATCGCGAGATCAACGAACCGATCTTCCGGCGTCTTCGTACTGTGCCGTCGCTCCCTGACGGCATGAATGTTCTCAGGATTCCATCGGATGTGAAGTGGGTTGGTGACGTCCCGGCGGATTGGCTGGCACAGTGGGCCATGGTCGATGGCGCACCGGTCGACAAGTGGCTCCATCCCAGTGCGTACTCCAGTCCTGAGCGCCGCAAGAAGATTGTCAGGCTGATGTTGCCTGACCGTTTGAGCAGCAGTAGCGAGCAGAGCACGGCCGGTCTCGACGAATGGCTTGAGGCATTGATTTCGGATGGCACTGCCGCTGCTTCCTCTGCCGCAATTCTGTTGGCCGCACGCATCGTGGAGGACGCCGGCGCTGCAGGCGACGCCAGGGCGACCCAGGCCCTGTCGGACGTGCGCAAGGCGAAGATCATCCGCCTTGAGGACGGCGAGTTCAGGGCGCCGGCCAAGGGGCAGGTTTTCGTTCGCGTGGACGGCGATCAATCCACGGAAGTCGACTTCGTCGACCCTGAGCTTGCCTCCCATCCAGCGGTACGAGAGGCGCTACGACGGCTCGGGATTGTTGTCATGGACAGGAGCGGCGAACTGCACCGGCTGCTGGCTCGCGCCAAGACGCCGGCCGGACTGAAGGAACCGCAGAGTGTCTGGCCGAACATCTTCAACGTGATGCGCGACATCCCGAGGGAAACTGCGGTCAGGATTCTCTCCGAGGATCTCGGCGAGCAGCTGGAACTCCACGTCCGGGTGCGAACTGCCGCTGGTTCATGGGTCCCGATTGCGCAGGCCTACCTCGCAGGTCGGATCATTCCTGCAGATGGTAGCCGTGACCGCCAGTGGCTGATCGACCCCGGCTTCCATGCCCGCGACGAGGACTTGCTTCATGAGCTCGGGGCTGTTGATGCGCCGGTCTGGCGTCACAACGCTCCGAGGGAGGCGTGGCTGAGTACCTACGAGGACGATATGCGGGACGCCTTCATCAAAGCTCAACCCAGCAGTGCCAGTAAGCCGGATCGCTCGAAGATCCAAATCACCGAGGGCACGAAGGGTGCTCCTCCGCCGTGGCCGTTGGCGCCCATCATGAGACTCAGCCCGGAAGGTGTTGCTGCAGCGACCACGCATCTTCTGTCCCGCCCCGTACCAGGATCTTGGCGTGCACGCCACTCGTCGAACGCGAGCTACGGCTCGTATGCACTGAGGGCACCTGAGACTTGGTTCATCCACAGACACGGCCGGCTGTCGACGACATTCGGCATCCGCCGACCGACCGCCGTTCTGAAGGCGAGCGAGGCTGTTGCTTCCGACACACTTCCGGCCGTCGAGTTGTCTGAGGAATGGGCTGCGGCGTTGGGCGTCGTGTCGGACCCCGAGGACCTTCCCGTCGAGGAATGGTCGGCGCTCAAAGCCACGGCTGACACCTGGCGCGGACCGGATGACGACGTCCGAAGGGTGGCGTTCTATGCATGGCTGCCGGGACGCATCGACTGCGACAGCCTCGTTGTTCGTGTCGGCGCCCAGCTTCAACCTGTCGACGTCAAGAACATCGGCGTCACCCACGAACCGGCTGTGTACGAATCGATGCTCGAGGCTCAGATCCCTGCTTTGCTCGCGCCCGACCAGGACGACGCCGAACGCTTCATCGCCGCCTGGAAGATGCCCAGAGGCAAGGATCTCCTCCAGGAGGAGATCCTCATCGAGACGTCCGGTGAACGTAGCTACCTGACAGACCTGTTTCCTCCTCTGAAGCTCCATCTCGACCTGGCGGATCAGGACCTCAAAGTCCAACCCGCGGCTCGCATCGTGAAGATGATCGCGACGCCACGAGGGCAGGTAGCGCATCCGATCGCCGCCCGCCGCGACGGTGACACCCTCGTCGTCACGGCGACGGAGCCGCACCGGCAGCTTGCGCAGATCTCCGCCACCCTCGGCCTCGAGCTCGACCAGGCGGGGATTGCGAAGGTCCTTCAACAGATCGAGCAAGCCGCCACCAACAAACTACGCAACGACATCAAGCGCGCAGCGGACGACGACGCGCGCCTCGTAGCGGCCGTAGGCGCCGAGGCGCTGCGACGCTGCGTCCCAGCACAAGCCCTCGAGGTACTCGACAATGAGCGCGGTGGAGCCATCCCGAACGACGTTGCGGCGCTCGCCCGCGCCGTCCATGGCGTCGGCATCCTGAAGCAACTGCGACCCGCGCTCGAGGAACGCGGGCTGGAGCCCCCTCGGGAGTGGTCTGGTCGGCGGGTGACGCGGCAATGGGTCGCGTCGCTGGGTTTCCCACTCGATTGGGCCGGCTTCCCTGGGGCGAGCCGCGCAGCAGTCGAGCTGATTGACGGTCCGGCCGTCCTCAGTCCGCTCCACGACTACCAGGAGTTCGTGACCGATCGCATCACCGGCCTGCTTCGACGCGTGGGCCCTGATCGCGGAATGGTGTCACTTCCGACGGGTGCGGGCAAGACCCGTGTCACCGTGCAGGCGCTCGTCAATGCCGTTCGTGAACGCGACGTGGCCCCAGGTGTTCCACTGGTCTGGATCGCTCAGACCGACGAGCTGTGCGAACAGGCTGCCGAGACGTGGACCTATGTATGGCGCGCGATCGGACCGCAGCTACCGATGCGGCTCGGGCGGCTCTGGGCAAACAACGATGTGCCGGAGGAGCCAGGTGTCTTCCAGCTCGTGATCGCGACGATCGACAAGCTGGGCTCGCTCATCTCGAGGGCGAGTGGCGAGTACGACTGGCTGCGTGACGCTTCGGTCGTGGTGGTCGACGAAGCTCATACCTCGATCGCCCCCTCGTACACGCGAGTCCTGGAGTGGCTAGGACGCAGCAGTCGTCTGCGCAGCAGAGATGAGCGAAAGCCACTGATCGGTCTCACAGCGACCCCCTTCCGCGGCACATCCGAGCAGGAAACCGAGCGGCTGGCAGGTCGATACGGCAAGAACCGATTGGACCGGGGAGCGTTCCGTAAAGAGGATCCGTACGAAGAACTCCAAGACATGGGTGTGCTCGCCCAGGTGCGACACGAGATCCTCGGCGGTACGGAAGTCGAACTTACTGCGTCGGACATCGCCGAGATCGAGCAGCTACGCCGTCTGCCCTCAGCTGTCACCGAGCGCCTGGGTACCGATCTCGCCCGAACTCTGCGCGTGGTGGAATCGATCGGTGACAAACCGGATCACTGGACAGTCCTTGCGTTTGCACCGTCGGTCGAGAACGCGCGTGTACTGGCTGCACTTCTGTCGCACCGGGGAATTCCTGCGGCCTGCGTTTCCGCGGACACGGAGCCGGCAGCTCGCCGTCATTACATCGACGAGTTCAAGGCCGGGCGCATCCGGGTGTTGACGAACTACAACGTACTGACACAAGGTTTCGACGCTCCTCGGGTGCAGGCAGTGTACGTAGCGCGACCGACCTTCAGCCCGAACGTCTATCAGCAGATGATCGGTCGGGGTCTTCGGGGTCCGAAGAACGGTGGTTCGGAAGAGGTCCTGATCGTCAACGTACTCGACAACTTCCAGAAGTTCGGCGACCTGCTTGCCTTCAACGAGTTCGAGTATCTGTGGACCAAACGGTGA
- a CDS encoding UvrD-helicase domain-containing protein — translation MSEPALDDSQLAAVDIPAKTRQIVIAGPGSGKTEVVSALLGHLVDDEDVDPIDGILVISFSNAAVHAIRRRFLMHIGRQPVGVQTLDSLAGEVLRDLSTEDYERLTFDGRIALATRLLAEEGWGRTGDLEHLVVDEVQDVVGVRADFLLAIIGRLPTEAGFTLLGDPAQGIYDFQLRPNRHGQRPRSSTTSPELVNSVAALSGTEIRHLTGQYRAASRETRAAAMLREAVLPGGDPTLLEDFHAAVVPAGTVEDVVEHSGRWQGTTAFLTATNGQALLVAGALRTRTAVEVHRGAQQRVIGAWMARLFGDDSAVTIARRELDALVAERCPELDPAMLWRVLREVQVGKGTEIDLWRLAQRLRGPRPLPPEMIDHPATPYVVSTVHRAKGLEFDNVVLVDFPEHGWLEDSAEPEERLRALFVSLTRARQLIARADGPDDKFVRRLHKPGLHAERWYLGGPKQWMTFGFEIGVADTVPALDSARAQAHLTAEVSIGDSLDLRLDRLRSTLSVPVYTVLHDGVPVAQTSSRFGEDLASRIGSLTDRKASWPTLRGARVESVATVIVDSHHPGSAGRPRFRLIPVITGLLHIDWKESTPDD, via the coding sequence GTGAGCGAGCCGGCGCTCGACGACAGCCAGCTGGCAGCTGTCGACATCCCCGCGAAGACGCGTCAGATCGTCATCGCCGGTCCTGGCTCGGGCAAGACCGAGGTCGTCTCCGCACTGCTCGGGCACCTCGTCGACGACGAGGACGTCGATCCGATCGATGGCATCTTGGTCATCAGCTTCTCGAATGCCGCTGTTCACGCCATCCGCCGGCGCTTTCTCATGCACATCGGCAGACAACCGGTCGGCGTACAGACGCTGGACTCCCTGGCTGGAGAAGTCCTGCGCGATCTCAGCACGGAGGACTATGAGCGCTTGACGTTCGACGGGCGAATCGCGCTGGCCACTCGGTTGCTCGCCGAAGAAGGCTGGGGGCGTACCGGCGATCTCGAGCACTTGGTCGTGGACGAGGTACAGGACGTTGTCGGCGTTCGCGCTGACTTCCTGCTGGCGATCATCGGGCGGTTGCCGACGGAGGCTGGGTTCACCTTGCTCGGCGATCCGGCGCAAGGGATCTACGACTTCCAGCTCCGTCCGAACCGCCATGGGCAGAGACCACGCTCGTCCACGACATCGCCGGAGCTGGTGAATTCCGTAGCCGCTCTGAGCGGGACAGAGATTCGGCACCTGACCGGTCAGTATCGCGCGGCGAGTCGCGAAACGAGGGCGGCCGCCATGTTGCGCGAGGCGGTTCTACCTGGCGGCGACCCGACTTTGCTCGAGGATTTCCACGCCGCTGTCGTCCCGGCTGGCACCGTCGAGGATGTCGTCGAGCATTCCGGGCGGTGGCAGGGAACGACCGCGTTCCTCACGGCGACGAACGGGCAGGCACTCCTGGTCGCCGGGGCGCTGAGGACCCGAACGGCGGTGGAGGTACATCGCGGCGCTCAACAGCGGGTGATCGGTGCCTGGATGGCCCGGCTGTTCGGTGATGATTCGGCGGTCACGATTGCTCGCCGAGAGCTCGACGCGCTGGTTGCGGAACGATGTCCCGAACTCGACCCGGCGATGCTCTGGCGAGTGTTGCGGGAAGTCCAGGTCGGCAAAGGCACAGAAATCGACTTGTGGCGTCTCGCGCAGCGCCTCCGCGGTCCGCGTCCGCTGCCGCCCGAGATGATTGATCACCCCGCAACGCCTTACGTGGTGTCGACCGTTCATCGCGCGAAGGGCCTCGAGTTCGACAACGTCGTGCTGGTCGACTTCCCTGAGCACGGCTGGCTCGAGGACAGTGCGGAGCCCGAAGAACGGCTTCGCGCGCTCTTTGTGTCTCTCACCCGGGCGCGACAGTTGATCGCGCGTGCGGACGGCCCCGACGACAAGTTCGTACGTCGCCTTCACAAGCCCGGTCTTCATGCAGAGCGTTGGTACCTTGGCGGGCCCAAGCAGTGGATGACCTTCGGTTTCGAGATCGGTGTCGCAGACACCGTGCCGGCACTCGACTCCGCTCGCGCGCAGGCGCATCTGACAGCCGAGGTGTCGATCGGGGACTCCCTCGATCTCAGGCTCGATCGCCTCCGGTCGACACTGAGTGTGCCCGTTTACACGGTGTTGCACGACGGCGTGCCCGTCGCGCAGACGTCGTCGCGCTTCGGCGAGGACCTGGCTTCCCGAATAGGCAGCTTGACAGACCGGAAGGCATCGTGGCCGACTCTGCGCGGGGCGCGGGTCGAGAGCGTTGCCACGGTGATCGTCGACAGTCATCACCCGGGATCCGCGGGCCGTCCGAGATTCCGGCTGATCCCAGTGATCACCGGTCTGCTGCACATCGACTGGAAGGAATCGACCCCCGATGACTGA
- a CDS encoding helicase-related protein has translation MTDLAPWYDARDRMVEAVVTDLYGGVGDETLSEEPLERFVVGILHPRSTSGSRDIVEAANETPEEEGSTGPDSEFDPGVSFAHMRYPSTIGLTFGLTEATQQLEVVIEADRYEPDDQSVALESSSDRVVSRAHSKRVNRWRRVHVGPVSKTIVVRPGQSELKIADGLALRVVVRPPRGRVANVTLVLVNIFERPEKGRADGLCWFRPQIRVHAVDGELADRRPERLLEHMDVDELGGELLYRKERHLAVGHGVAVTWSESRHVTDVETTFFPQHDLQLAQADRDDVEALGMAELTEPRYSEPLERLVDRYEEWIAQQGAIIDGLAEFHAETARSHLRDATAAVERMRRGIDLLATDQRVDRAFRVMNLVMQQQRVRQEIVRRGLRTPPTDVVCVWRPFQIAFILLNLEGLADPSTSDRDLADLLWFPTGGGKTEAYLGLIAFTLVHRRLRGAGVDGDGGGVGVIMRYTLRLLTLQQFERAAGLICALEDWRMSSPDMVGKRPFSIGLWVGQGATPNNAADAARAIKKRRGGEDPGDLGDPVQLLRCPWCGSGLGPEQYEADPHRDRVCVRCPDPLCPFSKNEGLPVHLVDSDVYRERPSLVIGTVDKFAMLAWREESGRLFGSGHDAPPDLIVQDELHLISGPLGTLVGLYETAIDHLATDRKSGTRPKLVASTATIRRASKQVSAVFAREARQFPPPGIDSADSFFAVDAPADVKGTRRYVGLMATSTSHATLLVRTYAALLQGAKDLDAPDEVRDAYWTMLGYFNSLRVLGAAYIQSIDDVRDRIKVVAGRNGTELRETRDPRELTSRKRSSEIPHELDALQTPCTEPGSPDIVLATNMISVGVDVDRLGLMAVMGQPQTTSEYIQATSRVGRRYPGLVFTLFNASRSRDLSHYESFTSYHRALYRHVEATGATPFALRALDRGLHGLLVILARHLVAGAAGDKSVAVPVESDELGRLVDIVVARAAQVEPGSESAVRAALVSLIANWSDAVAGGHVLQYARWAMQGHDVKGLMVPAGSSVMNASTGELLADIFPPSEPPWATLTSLRNVDRESTLKVISTKKSKDVADGNS, from the coding sequence ATGACTGACCTCGCCCCGTGGTACGACGCACGCGACCGGATGGTCGAGGCGGTTGTCACCGATCTCTACGGCGGCGTAGGTGATGAAACCTTGTCTGAAGAGCCGCTGGAGCGTTTTGTGGTCGGAATACTGCACCCACGCTCCACCAGCGGTTCACGCGACATCGTCGAGGCGGCGAACGAGACCCCTGAGGAAGAGGGCAGCACCGGGCCCGACAGCGAATTCGACCCTGGTGTCTCATTCGCCCACATGCGTTATCCGTCGACGATAGGCCTGACATTCGGTCTGACCGAAGCGACCCAACAGCTCGAAGTGGTCATCGAAGCTGACAGGTACGAGCCCGACGACCAGAGCGTGGCGCTCGAATCATCGAGCGACCGTGTCGTCAGCCGTGCTCATTCCAAGCGGGTCAACCGCTGGCGAAGAGTCCATGTCGGGCCTGTGAGCAAGACGATCGTGGTCAGGCCGGGCCAGAGCGAGCTCAAGATCGCCGACGGGCTCGCTCTGCGCGTCGTCGTCCGGCCACCACGCGGTCGGGTTGCCAACGTCACGCTCGTGTTGGTCAACATCTTCGAGCGGCCGGAGAAGGGGCGTGCCGACGGTCTGTGCTGGTTCCGCCCGCAGATCCGTGTACATGCCGTGGACGGTGAGCTGGCCGATCGGCGCCCCGAACGGCTCCTCGAACACATGGATGTGGACGAGCTCGGAGGTGAGCTGCTCTACCGCAAGGAGCGCCACCTCGCAGTCGGGCACGGCGTCGCAGTCACTTGGAGTGAGAGTAGGCACGTCACGGACGTCGAGACCACATTCTTTCCACAGCACGATCTGCAGCTGGCACAAGCCGATCGCGACGATGTCGAAGCACTCGGCATGGCTGAGCTCACGGAGCCGCGCTATTCGGAGCCGCTGGAGCGACTGGTCGATCGATACGAGGAGTGGATCGCGCAGCAAGGGGCGATTATCGACGGCCTCGCCGAGTTCCACGCAGAAACCGCCCGCAGCCACCTTCGCGATGCAACCGCGGCCGTCGAACGCATGCGTCGTGGGATCGACCTGCTCGCGACCGATCAGCGGGTGGATCGCGCGTTCCGGGTGATGAACCTTGTCATGCAACAACAGCGGGTGCGACAGGAGATCGTCCGACGCGGACTTCGCACGCCACCCACGGATGTGGTCTGCGTGTGGCGCCCGTTCCAGATCGCATTCATCCTTCTCAACCTCGAGGGTCTCGCGGATCCGAGCACATCGGACCGGGACCTTGCCGATCTTCTGTGGTTCCCGACTGGTGGCGGCAAGACTGAGGCCTATCTCGGCCTGATTGCGTTCACGCTGGTCCACCGTCGGTTGAGGGGGGCCGGCGTGGACGGTGACGGCGGGGGTGTAGGCGTCATCATGCGTTACACCTTGCGTCTCCTGACCTTGCAACAGTTCGAGCGTGCCGCCGGCCTGATCTGTGCGCTCGAGGACTGGCGCATGTCCTCGCCTGACATGGTGGGGAAGCGGCCCTTCTCGATCGGCCTCTGGGTGGGTCAGGGCGCCACTCCGAACAACGCCGCCGATGCGGCCAGAGCGATCAAGAAGCGGCGCGGAGGTGAGGACCCGGGTGACCTGGGCGATCCGGTTCAGCTACTTCGATGTCCCTGGTGCGGATCCGGACTTGGGCCGGAACAGTATGAGGCCGACCCTCATCGCGACCGTGTCTGTGTCCGCTGTCCCGACCCTCTGTGCCCGTTCAGCAAGAACGAAGGTCTCCCAGTACACCTGGTCGACTCAGATGTATATCGTGAACGACCCTCCCTCGTAATTGGCACTGTAGACAAGTTCGCGATGCTCGCCTGGCGGGAGGAGAGCGGGCGGCTGTTCGGCTCGGGGCACGACGCGCCACCTGACCTCATCGTGCAGGACGAGCTCCATCTGATCAGCGGGCCGCTGGGCACGCTGGTCGGTCTGTACGAGACAGCCATCGACCACCTCGCTACCGATCGCAAATCCGGTACCCGGCCCAAGCTGGTCGCATCGACTGCGACCATCAGGCGCGCGTCCAAGCAGGTCAGTGCCGTCTTCGCCCGTGAGGCACGTCAGTTCCCACCGCCCGGGATCGACTCCGCCGACTCCTTCTTCGCGGTCGACGCACCTGCAGATGTGAAAGGAACCCGGCGATATGTCGGATTGATGGCGACGAGCACCAGCCACGCGACCCTGCTGGTTCGCACGTACGCGGCTCTGCTGCAGGGAGCAAAGGATCTCGATGCCCCTGACGAGGTCAGGGATGCCTACTGGACGATGTTGGGCTACTTCAACAGTCTTCGAGTCCTGGGTGCCGCCTACATCCAGTCGATCGACGACGTGCGGGACCGCATCAAGGTCGTGGCCGGACGGAACGGCACGGAGCTCCGTGAGACCCGTGATCCGCGAGAGCTGACATCCCGCAAGCGGTCCAGCGAGATCCCTCACGAACTCGATGCCCTTCAGACACCGTGCACCGAGCCTGGCAGTCCGGACATCGTGTTGGCGACCAACATGATTTCCGTTGGCGTCGACGTCGACCGCCTCGGGCTGATGGCTGTGATGGGCCAGCCGCAAACCACCTCCGAGTACATTCAGGCGACCAGCCGTGTCGGGCGTCGGTATCCAGGCCTCGTATTCACGCTGTTCAACGCCTCCAGGTCACGCGACCTCTCGCATTACGAGTCGTTCACGTCTTATCATCGCGCGCTCTACAGACACGTCGAAGCCACAGGCGCAACTCCCTTTGCTCTGCGCGCGCTGGACCGCGGGCTGCACGGACTGTTGGTCATTCTGGCGCGGCACCTGGTGGCCGGCGCAGCTGGTGACAAGTCGGTCGCCGTCCCGGTCGAATCTGACGAACTCGGTCGTCTCGTCGACATCGTCGTGGCCAGAGCCGCGCAAGTGGAGCCCGGCTCCGAGTCCGCCGTCCGGGCGGCACTTGTGAGCCTGATTGCCAACTGGAGCGACGCTGTCGCTGGAGGACATGTGCTGCAGTACGCCCGGTGGGCCATGCAGGGCCACGACGTCAAAGGGCTGATGGTTCCAGCCGGCAGCTCTGTAATGAATGCTTCCACCGGCGAGCTGCTCGCCGACATCTTTCCTCCGTCGGAGCCGCCGTGGGCAACGCTGACGAGTCTCCGCAACGTCGACCGGGAGAGCACACTGAAGGTCATCTCGACGAAGAAGAGCAAGGATGTGGCTGATGGCAACAGCTGA